DNA sequence from the Rhizoctonia solani chromosome 10, complete sequence genome:
aagggttgtgccaattttgagaagttatgtatgaagcgtctatagaaatttataaagcccaaaaactcttgaacccctttgacagagcgcggtgttgcccaatcaaccgcttgagtgattttcttgggatctgctttcactccttcaccattggcaatgacaccaaggtaatctacttcagatgcatagaaattacacttCTCCAAGTTACAGTagcatgcattgtcttgcagccttttcagtacctcttggagatgttttgtgtgtaattccctgctttctgagaatattaggatgttgtctagatatactactacatagacgtccaatatgtccctaaatatctcattcatgaagtgctgaaatgcagcaggagcgttgcataacccaaagggcatgactaggtattcaaacaggccgtatttggttttaaatgcagtcttccattcatcaccttcctttatccggaccaagttgtatccagatttcaggtcaatggtggaaaagtattttgcgccccttagtttctcaatgagagactgtattagaggtagagggtacgcattcttgactgtatttgcatttagggatctataatccacaaccatacgccttttcccatttttcttgttgacaaaatgaactggggaaccatatttggatttggatgggcgaatcaatcctttgtccaattgttctttaaggagttttctaagttcctcatcatcagatgccttcaaggggtataccatagccttaacaggtttatcaggatcattaaatcaatccctaaatcaaaaggacggtgcggcggcagttccgtcaccttcatgtcctcagaaaatacctccgcaaaattgcgcagttctactgggatactttcaagtggagaatccacagtacctccagtttccctagggatgccttcaagaggttcaatcACCTCgacacctcctaagtcttctggtatgccttcaaggtggttagaaGTCCCACCGACATTCcccaggatagaattagaaATAGAAAGACAAGAATTGTTACAATGTTGAGAATTAAAAGTGAtacgcttattaggccaatctatagtagggttgtgtaacttgagccaggacattccaaggactatgctatgtttacctatatcagctacgttacatttcagaacctctttatgactacctaattctaaagtaaatatacattctgaatctaccaaaccagaactaatgtctcttccatcaatcactttaaggCGACGTGGTACAGATttttttgtagtaggtataccATTGTTTGATTAGGTCCTTGTGTATGAAGCAAGATGaagcacctgaatcaatcatagcccatccaaagaagggcttcattttcttggtaaccttagggttgggaacttgttgaacgcgagatgcttgaaaatatatatttaaaggagatatattatttacagaaaagatttccaagctatctaaatgtccattatttccctctgatacactgttcccattagtgttcagaggtccccattttccgactcatcctcagagatatgggcctcatggccagagtaggattttgaggggcattgattggcatagtgtcccctacctccacatgttgcgcatataataggttttttgccttttgaggaggcagagtctaagtccataggggaaggaccagagttgcgcgcagaggaggaggaagccttgggagcaggagtggaagtggcagtgactgggtggttatccttcttgatagttttgaaggtaacgtccatggtggtgccatcattccacttAACAATTGGAACTGCTATCCCTTTGGCATTTTGGCCAATTTTTTGAAGGACCCCCTTcttagcctttccatccacaatcgcatacacctgttccccaacagacagtttatccctgggcgctccctgggctgctgctgacgtagaagtgctggatttgcttccagattggtttgaagaggaggaggaacccttgtgctgggccgcaaactgctctaggcgctgatccaccttaagggccttctctgcaagagttgcaagagttactgaggcatctgcatggtcgtaatcttgaaccatgagagtttccttaattttgtgggacaggccatcatagaacatGTCCCTGAGAGAAGGATTGTTGTAACCAAGGccttgagaataggtctggaagtccttgtaatAATCTTGGACTCCCTTGGTTTGCTTAAGGGTGCGCAACTTGGCGCGGAAGTTCTCAgtcctattttggacattccagcgtgcattgaattgcagccagaaggcatccaaattgtggagccaagaaacAGGGTTCCCTTTTACAACGTCCTCCTCCAggtagggctcaagccactcatgggccttgccatccaggcaggagATAATGAAAGCgatttgctcatccactgttgagccaggatatgagatcctgagataatgagaTACAGCAACTCTGAAAGAGATTGCCTTATTCTTGTCAGACccatcaaatttgtctggcgTCGCAAGTTtgggagccttggtagccgaggcaagggaggaaccagaagcagcagcggtgcctattttggcaatatcagcccCAAGTTTTACAATCAGGGCGTCAAGGTTGGTAATGCTACTGTCATGGTTTGAGAGGGTAGCCTGAGTGGTGCCGATATCTGTATGATGGGCAGCCGCTTGTCCTATGACCAGAGAAAGATTCTGAttcatagccaggaggaggtttttgatctcctgggctgtcgtacaccactgtaaggtgggtactcgctagtggaggcgggcgcttaaggccgtactacaagcacacgtatgtatctaacttatctaaggctatactactagcgcttaaggcgctctactgctaactactgctggcgaaggggccggaggcctgggaggtgtggtaggtaaaggtaGGGGATGATGTCAGCtaaacttctgggggccggcttacttagctggctgatgcctcctcaatgaatatgagacgaggtaaaatcgacttggggtttccaagcgatttccctgctgtatatagacaagagcacgctatctacatggtctgtgctcgtGAGAAAAAGAGTCCGTGTGAAGaaagaagcgtgctgtgggctgcgcagaagcgtggatttctcctaagcgcccttggcacggcatctcggcacggcatctcggcataataagcgccgaggtcacgtgatcgaaaaacaaaagatatagagtccgtaaaaaatactaaaaataatagaaaaatcgggtgattctagtggtatattcaaggaggttgtaacattgcccccccttaaaggctcttggcggcgtcacgagcctttctgagtcttgcttggttgaagcgcttgatctcttcttggctatgttccaacagttcttccggttcccatgaattgtcctCCGGgccgtatcctttccattttatcagatATAGccattttccccgttggCGTTTcaagtcaatgatctgttcaactttgtattcctcctccccctctATTGTCTCAGGGGGAGGTCGTTCTGGGAATGGCTGACTGGGTGATTCATGGCTTTTTGACAGTAACCCGACATAGAAGACGTtatggattttcagggtttccggcagttccaggcggtaggcgtggctggagattttttctaTGACCTTGAAGGGACCAAGGCGTTTTGGGTCCAGTttatttgaattggtcctaaGGCCCACATTCtttccatccagccagactttctCGCCTATTGAGAATTCCGGTATTATTCCTTGGCTCCTGGCCATACGTTCTTTACTCATTTGGAGGGCTGATTCCGCTTCTTTCCACTCCCGGGCTAGTGTATCTGCTACCGTGtcagcttctgggacgttggctGGCACATTGGACGGGTTCATGACTGGATTTCGCCCATAGACAAGCTCGAATGGTGACTTCCCGGTTGCTCCATgcttggcattattgtatgcgTATTCTGCCAGTGGTAGCCACGCGGCCCAATCAGAATGGTCGGCTGCAACGTAAGAGCGCAGGTAGAATTCGATAAATTGATTGAccctttccgtttgtccgtctgattctgggtggtaagccGAGGAGAATGCAGGTCTGACCCCAAGTCGCTGATATAATGCCCTCaagaatttccctgtgaaggTAGTCCCCCGGTCTGAGATGGTTTTGACAGGCAAcccgtggagtttccagacgtgagTGATGAACAAGTCAGCAAGACCCTTTGCGGTGACCTTTTTGGaagttgggatgaaatgtccaaacttggagaaggagtcaattacTACCAAGATTGCATCGTGCCCGTTAGATTTTGGaaatcctgtgatgaagtcgtagGAGATTGTGTGGAACGGGAATGGGGGGACTTCCAAGGGTTTCAGGGCAATGACAGGGGCGTGAGCGCGgcgattggcttggcaggtaggacaacattctacccattccttggcagaTGACTTCAtacctggccaccagtagttgcggcttAGGAGCTCCAGGGTCCTTTGTTGTCCAGGGTGCCCTGCCAGGGgtgagtcgtggaattccttGAGTAGTCGTTCTTTCAGGGTTtccgagtctgggacaactagtttcCCACGGTACCAGAGGAGGCCTTcatcccagtcataatcttgATATGCCTTACGAATTGAAGGGGGAGCGTTGTCTgcatcttctgtgaggaattggataatggGATCAAGGGATGGGTCCTCCCTAAGCTTGGCGCGGATctctgtgacaatttccagttcttcttctgacgtgttggcgAAGACTTCTGCGGGcaacatgacttctggttctggtgcCATATCAATGTAATCGATCGATTCTGGAGAGAGCATccggttttcctgattgtttccctgggcgatagtggatctcaaagttaaagtcgctcaggaagatccgccaACGTGCATGCCTTCTGTTAaatgtccgtgcctgcatccaatattccaggtttctatgatctgtgaaaacctggattggtctgtccgttgcttctaggaaaattcgccattcctctaatgccttgataattgccagaagctccttgtcatgggtgtcgtaattTGCTTTGGCTCCTgagaaggatttggacatgtaGGCAATAGGATGAAGGCGGTTATCTTCCCCCCGTTGGCTcaggatggctcccatagCTACGCCTGACGCATCCGTCTCTAGGTAATAGGGAAGGTCTGGGTTCGAGTGGATTAGGACCGGGGAACGGGTGACTAGGGACTTCAATTCCTGAaaagcttcttcctcttggacctcccaagaccatgggacttccttttttgtgagattGTGGAGGGGGCGAGCCACGgaactgaagttggggataaaTCAGCGGAGGtagttcacaaatcctaggaaggcttggacctgcttgaccgttttgggttggggccatgatgtaacagcctcaatcttcttctggtccatggagaagcctgcaggggatatgacaataccaaggtagtcgactgtggtgacgtggaagtgacacttagagagcttgcagaacaactggtttttcATTAGTCTCGATAAGACTTCCCTAACGTGTTCTGGATGCttcttggggtcttctgaaAAGATAAGGATGTCGTCCAAgtaaatcaccactgtgacatcaatgaggtctctaaacaagtcattcatgaaatgttggaaggcggccggggcgttggtgagaccaaagggcatgaccaggtattcaaataaccCATACTTGGTCCTAAAtgccgtcttccactcatctccttccttaatccTGACATTGTTATAGCCCCAACAAAGGTCTAGTTTGGTAAATAGCTTTGCGTTCCTAAGCTTGGCCATCAGATCATCCTGTCTGGGGAGTGGGTAGACATTTTTCTGGGTGACATCATTTAACTTCCAGTAGTCCACAACCAGTCGTAgggatccatctgccttctttacaaacattactggggcgcctgctgatgAAGTACTGGGGCGAATCTTGCCCGTGGctagttcctcatcaatatgttgcTTCAGTGCCTTAGATTCcgcattggtcatgccgtAGATTGGACCTGGTGTGAGTTTGGCTTCTGGGGTGAGATCAATTGAGATGTCGTATTCCCTATggggagggaggaccttgaactcCTCTTCGCCAAATACTCTAGCAAATTCGTGATACTGAGAGGGAAGGTCTGCTAGAGGGTCCgggtccgcttcttcttctgaagcAATCTGTACCTGCTCTGGGAACGTGATTAgaccctgttgccagtctaTGAGCGGAGATTCTgaagtgagccatgtcatgcctaatATAGCCAAAGTGTTGCCGATGGGGCAAACGAGGAAAGGGATGGAGTGaatatggccattggccaagaccgcgaggtgaacctggtgccaaatgcgaccagtctgtgaaatagtaccatctaacattctcactactcgtggattttcaagtagggtttttgggatttttaatTTTTCCACTATACTTGGGGAGATAAAGTTGGAGGTTGCTCCGGAATCTACGAGGGTTTTtaggggttctgccgggtATTCGTTCATATGTAAATCAATATAGaggagtggttttttattggAGTCTAAAGAAGccacagatacaaattcgATACGAGATACATCAGATACGTCTATTTTTGGGCTCAAGGTTTTGGCAGCTTTCCTTGGCcctaatcttttcccaactcgtcCTCCGCAACTTTTGCCACTTCCTTGatggtggccttccagccattggggcactgtttgattccgtgccccttttggccgcatttgacacagaggcccgaggcgcggcggcgatccctttcctccggggtaacgtagttggggtcctcagATAGACAAaccctggtggtagtggtggaggtagaggTGGTTGCGGCGACcggggccttggtgggagccttctttgggcggttctcctcattctcCCGACGGATGTTATCAATCTTGATTGAGGCAGCGAATATAGCCTCAAGGTCGTCGTCtgggatattgtccttggtggacaggagttccttcactttccagtgaagaccaCGTacaaactgggcaatgtacgcctcagtgttccaatcaagttccgccatgagattgcggaacttggtGACGTATTCAGACGtagtggttgtctgagtgagCGCGGCgatcttcctggcggctgCCCGTTTAGCGTCGGGGTCGGCAAAcgcctctttgaatttggccgttaaggccgggatggtggtaggggggtttccctcgcccttgatgatggtccctatgatagggagagcccagtcggcagccttatcagtcatgtggtagagaatccacacaaccatctgttcttcttcatcgaatTGGTCTCAATGAAGTGCGACCCACAGCAGCATGCGAtccagccactgggttgcctttcgTCCCCTAGAGTCTCCCTTATATGGGTCtgggagctccattttgggccgctttatgctggaccctgagtcgaagggggtgagggagctgaggctccgctTAGGCGTGTCgcgaggctcttttttgggggctcgcctgggttcttcctcctcttctgagtcaaagcccgttcctcttgatgggcggaagggggccttgagtccaggcctaaccgttcctggagtgtgcgcttctccccctgtatgagtggggggagtgacaggcccagccgatgggccaggctgagcttgggttccttggtccttgtcgccGAGTAGgtcggcggtctccttgcatatggctttaagctcagtgagctgttggccttgtgatcgaatttggtcctggagggacccgactgtggctgtgagggctgtgacagcctcgaGAGAGAGCGGCaatggacggctctggttccatccttggcaagtctcgcggagtgggagatgtgctgcgagagggtggttgggaatgggttggaatggaacgtcgagAGGAGCGGCTAGAGGGACGGGAATATGGatgtgggactccagagcgtgtggagggaatggTGGAAACGGTGTGGGGAAaatagtgcctatatcaggacttatgagcggttttttgtgtagtatgtgggcgctaaacctttgcgtcaagcacctagcgttggatagtccctacaacaaatcaacagatctggcgatcgtgatatgagcgggttttctacaagcaggtgtttcggctgactaaggttgctaactactgtgttccggcgaaacacgtggtatgcgggggattagagcccgtctgccttatagcaatttggtactacgtgtgggtggggggtttttgattattctaccccgcaaagtggcccagatcacgtgttttcccttgtgctagtacagggggtcctctccttgttgaacaagcctacaacaagtcaattttacaatgtcgtacaccactgtaaggtgggtactcgctagtggaggcgggcgcttaaggccgtactactacaagcacacgtatgtatctaacttatctaaggctatactactagcgcttaaggcgctctactgctaactactgctggcaaaggggccggaggcctgggaggtgtggtaggtaaaggtaGGGGATGAtgtcagctgaacttctgggggccggcttacttagctggctgatgcctcctcaatgaatatgagacgaggtaaaatcgacttggggtttccaagcgatttccctgctgtatatatagacaagagcacgctatctacatggtctgtgctcgtgagaaaagaagagtccgtgtgaagaaagaagcgtgctgtgggctgcgcagaagcgtggatttctcctaagcgcccttggcacggcatctcggcgcggcatctcggcataataagcgccgagatcacgtgatcgaaaacaaaagatatagagtccgtaaaaaatactaaaaataatagaaaaatcgggtgattctagtggtatattcaaggaggttgtaacatgggcccacgcaggtatctcctggatattggtggggacaGACAGCGCATTGGGATCGGCATGCACATAGGTGGAAGGTTGGGTCGACATAGTGGAGAAGGAGGAATGTGGAAGGTACTAAGTAATGTCCTTGCTAaataaggcaacttcactactagtttaggaaagatgggaggctagatgattggccccactaagctcacagtttattctttacgctaatcactgtctcaatactgtcgtacaccactataaggtgggtacacgctggtgggtgcgggcgcttaaggccgtactactacaagcaacaaggtaatctactactatactaggctatcctattaccgcttaaggcggtctacttatctatactgcgagggggccgtaggcctgggaggtgtgataggttaagtaaggggtttGACTTctgatgactaatgggggccggctacttagctggctgggtgtcctcctcaatgaatatgagacaaggtaaaatcgacttggggtttccaagcgatttccctgctgtatatatagacaagagcacgctatctacatggtctgtgcttgtgagaaaagaagagtccgtgtgagaaaggaagcgtgctgcgggctacgcagaagcgtggatttctcctaagcgcccttggcacggcatcttggcacggcatctcggcataataagcgccgagatcacgtgatcaaaaaacataagatacaaggttcagaaaaaatactaaaaataagagaaaaatcatgcgagttcaatggtatatgtaaggaggttataacattgcccccccttaaaggctcttggcggagtcacaagcctttttcagtcgtgatCTATTGAAGCGAtggatttcttcttgacTGTGCTCCAGCagctcctctggttcccaggagttgtcttctggtccgtaccctttccatttgatcagataAAACCACTTTCCCCGTTGCCTCTTGGAAtctatgatctgttccacctcatattcctcctctccttttattgtttcagggggaggaCGGTCCGGAAAaggctgacttggggattcATGCGCCTTGGATAGTaatcctacatagaatacgtCATGAATTTTTAGAGTAATCGGTAgtttgaggcggtacgcgtggctggagatctTTTCAACaacttcaaatggtcctaGCCGTTTGGGGTCcagcttgttggagtttgttcTAAGTTCTACGTTTTTCCCGTCCAGCCAGACCTTCTTGCCTACTACTGAGTATTCTGGTACCACTCCTTTTGTGCCTATCATGCGTTCTTTGGTCATCCTGAGTGCTGACTCCGCCTCTTGCCATTCTTGTGCTAGTATACTGGCTACTTGATCAGCTTCCGGGACGTTGGCAGGGATATTGGACGGATTCATGACCGGATTTCTTCCGtaaaccaattcaaaaggGGTTCTTCCGGTGGAGGAATGCTTTGCGTTATTGTAGGCGTATTCCGCTAATGGCAACCAGGTGGCCCAGTCCGAGTGGTCGGCGGCAACAatatgatctgaggtagaattctatgaactgatttaccctttctgtttggccgtccgattccgggtggtaggctgaggagaaggccGGGTTGatcccaaggcgttggtacagtgcccttaggaatttccctgtgaatgtGGTTCCGTGGTCCGAAACTGTCTTGACTGGTAGTCCGTGTAACTTCCACAcgtgggtgatgaacagTTCCGCTAGGCCTTTGGCTGTGACCTtttttgtggttgggatgaagtggccaaacttggagaaggagtcaatcaCAACTAGAATTGCATCGTACCCGTTAGACTTAGGGAAtcccgtgatgaagtcataggatattGTGTGAAAAGGGAACGGCgggacttctaagggtttcagggaaATGACGGGGGCGTGTGCGCgacggttggcttggcaggtaggacagcattctacccattccttagcagatgacttcattcctggccaccagtagttgcggctcAAGAGTTCTAGGGTTCTTTGTTGCCcggggtgtcctgccaggggggagtcgtggaattcccttaacaatcgttccttcaggggttctgagtccggGACCACTAgttttccgcggtaccataggagatcctcttcccaatcgtaGTCCCTATAGGCTTTTTGGATGGATGGGGGTGCGTCGTCTGCGTCCTCTGTCAGGAATGTGATGATGGGTTCTAGTGATGGATCATCCCTGAGTTTAGTGCggatttccgtgacaatttcaagttcctcttccgacgtgttggcaaatacttccgctggtaacatgacttctggATCTGCAGGTGTATCTACGTAATCGGACCTTCTAGATAacgcgtctggtttccctgactgctttcctggccgataatgtatctcaaagttgaagtcacTCAGGAAAATGCGCCATCGTGCGTGCCTGCGGTTGAAGGTTTgagcctgcatccaatattccaggttcctatgatccgtgaagacttGTATTGGTCTATCCgttgcttccaggaaaatgcgccattCTTCTAGTGCCTTAATGATAGCTagaagttccttgtcatgcgtATCATAATTAGCTTCAGCGCCtgagaaggacttggacatatatgcaatcGGGTGAAGCCGGTTGTCCTCCCCTCGTTGACTcagtatggctcccatagctacccctgatgcgtctgtttctaggtaaTAGGGCAGgtctgggttggaatgaatGAGGACGGGCGATTGGGTAACAAGGGACTTCAATTCCTGGAACGCTTCTTCCccggttaccccatgaccagggggtttcctttctcgTGAGATTATGCAGGGGGCGTGCAACGGAGCtaaagttgggaatgaagcGCCTAAGGTAGTtaacaaaccctaggaaggcttggactTGCTTAACTGTTTTGGGCGTGGGCCAGGAAGTGACGGCctcgatcttcttctggtccattgagaaccCAGCTGGAGAAATGACGATACCAAGGTAGTCTACTGTTGttacatggaagtggcacttagAAAGTTTGCAGAATAACTGATTTTTCATTAGCCGTGATAAGACCTCCCTGAcgtgggttgggtggtcctcagggttttctgagaagatcagtataTCATCCAGATATATAACCACAGTGACGTCGatcaggtccctgaacagatcattcataaagtgttgaaaagctgcaggggcgtttgtgagaccaaagggcatgaccagATATTCGAATaagccatatttggtgcggaaggcggttttccattcgtctccCTCCTTGATGCGCAcgttgttgtagccccatcAAAGATCCAGCTTTGTGAACAGCTTGGCGTTCCGTAATTTGGCCATAAGATCATCTTGTCTGGGAAGGgggtaaacgttcttgtGGGTGACCTCATTCAGCTTCCTATAATCTACTACCAAACGTAAGGACCCATCCGCtttcttgacaaacatgactggggcgcctgctgaggaagtactggggcggatcttgcccgttgccaactcctcatcaatgtgttgtttaaGCGCCTTAGATTCTGCATcggtcatgccatatatagGCCCAGGAGTCAGCTTGGCATCTGGGATAAGGTCAAtggagatgtcatactccctatgtggagggaggaccttaaactcttcttcgccaaacactttagcaaactcatggtactgaagggggaggtctgccaaagggtctgagtccgcttcttcctcggaggcaatttgagcttgttcagggaatgtgactagtccctgttgccaatcaataagaGGAGCTTCCTCCGttagccatgtcatgcctagaattgccggggtgttgccaatggggcaaacaagaaatgggatggagtgggtatggccattggccgagacggtgaggtgaacctggtgccagatgcgaccagtctgagatatggtaccatctaacattctcacaaccc
Encoded proteins:
- a CDS encoding Retrotransposable element Tf2 protein is translated as MLPAEVFANTSEEELEIVTEIRAKLREDPSLDPIIQFLTEDADNAPPSIRKAYQDYDWDEGLLWYRGKLVVPDSETLKERLLKEFHDSPLAGHPGQQRTLELLSRNYWWPGMKSSAKEWVECCPTCQANRRAHAPVIALKPLEVPPFPFHTISYDFITGFPKSNGHDAILVVIDSFSKFGHFIPTSKKVTAKGLADLFITHVWKLHGLPVKTISDRGTTFTGKFLRALYQRLGVRPAFSSAYHPESDGQTERVNQFIEFYLRSYVAADHSDWAAWLPLAEYAYNNAKHGATGKSPFELVYGRNPVMNPSNVPANVPEADTVADTLAREWKEAESALQMSKERMARSQGIIPEFSIGEKVWLDGKNVGLRTNSNKLDPKRLGPFKVIEKISSHAYRLELPETLKIHNVFYVGLLSKSHESPSQPFPERPPPETIEGEEEYKVEQIIDLKRQRGKWLYLIKWKGYGPEDNSWEPEELLEHSQEEIKRFNQARLRKARDAAKSL
- a CDS encoding Retrotransposon-derived protein PEG10; translation: MTDKAADWALPIIGTIIKGEGNPPTTIPALTAKFKEAFADPDAKRAAARKIAALTQTTTTSEYVTKFRNLMAELDWNTEAYIAQFVRGLHWKVKELLSTKDNIPDDDLEAIFAASIKIDNIRRENEENRPKKAPTKAPVAATTSTSTTTTRVCLSEDPNYVTPEERDRRRASGLCVKCGQKGHGIKQCPNGWKATIKEVAKVAEDELGKD
- a CDS encoding Transposon Tf2-1 polyprotein, producing the protein MNQNLSLVIGQAAAHHTDIGTTQATLSNHDSSITNLDALIVKLGADIAKIGTAAASGSSLASATKAPKLATPDKFDGSDKNKAISFRVAVSHYLRISYPGSTVDEQIAFIISCLDGKAHEWLEPYLEEDVVKGNPVSWLHNLDAFWLQFNARWNVQNRTENFRAKLRTLKQTKGVQDYYKDFQTYSQGLGYNNPSLRDMFYDGLSHKIKETLMVQDYDHADASVTLATLAEKALKVDQRLEQFAAQHKGSSSSSNQSGSKSSTSTSAAAQGAPRDKLSVGEQVYAIVDGKAKKGVLQKIGQNAKGIAVPIVKWNDGTTMDVTFKTIKKDNHPVTATSTPAPKASSSSARNSGPSPMDLDSASSKGKKPIICATCGGRGHYANQCPSKSYSGHEAHISEDESENGDL
- a CDS encoding Retrotransposable element Tf2 protein → MNEYPAEPLKTLVDSGATSNFISPSIVEKLKIPKTLLENPRVVRMLDGTISQTGRIWHQVHLAVLANGHIHSIPFLVCPIGNTLAILGMTWLTSESPLIDWQQGLITFPEQVQIASEEEADPDPLADLPSQYHEFARVFGEEEFKVLPPHREYDISIDLTPEAKLTPGPIYGMTNAESKALKQHIDEELATGKIRPSTSSAGAPVMFVKKADGSLRLVVDYWKLNDVTQKNVYPLPRQDDLMAKLRNAKLFTKLDLCWGYNNVRIKEGDEWKTAFRTKYGLFEYLVMPFGLTNAPAAFQHFMNDLFRDLIDVTVVIYLDDILIFSEDPKKHPEHVREVLSRLMKNQLFCKLSKCHFHVTTVDYLGIVISPAGFSMDQKKIEAVTSWPQPKTVKQVQAFLGFEVPWSWEVQEEEAFQELKSLVTRSPVLIHSNPDLPYYLETDASGVAMGAILSQRGEDNRLHPIAYMSKSFSGAKANYDTHDKELLAIIKALEEWRIFLEATDRPIQVFTDHRNLEYWMQARTFNRRHARWRIFLSDFNFEIHYRPGKQSGKPDALSRIDRLH
- a CDS encoding Retrotransposable element Tf2 protein → MPFGLTNAPAAFQHFMNDLFRDLIDVTVVIYLDDILIFSENPEDHPTHVREVLSRLMKNQLFCKLSKCHFHVTTVDYLGIVISPAGFSMDQKKIEAVTSWPTPKTVKQVQAFLGKPPGHGVTGEEAFQELKSLVTQSPVLIHSNPDLPYYLETDASGVAMGAILSQRGEDNRLHPIAYMSKSFSGAEANYDTHDKELLAIIKALEEWRIFLEATDRPIQVFTDHRNLEYWMQAQTFNRRHARWRIFLSDFNFEIHYRPGKQSGKPDALSRRSDYVDTPADPEVMLPAEVFANTSEEELEIVTEIRTKLRDDPSLEPIITFLTEDADDAPPSIQKAYRDYDWEEDLLWYRGKLVVPDSEPLKERLLREFHDSPLAGHPGQQRTLELLSRNYWWPGMKSSAKEWVECCPTCQANRRAHAPVISLKPLEVPPFPFHTISYDFITGFPKSNGYDAILVVIDSFSKFGHFIPTTKKVTAKGLAELFITHVWKLHGLPVKTVSDHGTTFTGKFLRALYQRLGINPAFSSAYHPESDGQTERHSSTGRTPFELVYGRNPVMNPSNIPANVPEADQVASILAQEWQEAESALRMTKERMIGTKGVVPEYSVVGKKVWLDGKNVELRTNSNKLDPKRLGPFEVVEKISSHAYRLKLPITLKIHDVFYVGLLSKAHESPSQPFPDRPPPETIKGEEEYEVEQIIDSKRQRGKWFYLIKWKGYGPEDNSWEPEELLEHSQEEIHRFNRSRLKKACTIFPTPFPPFPPHALESHIHIPVPLAAPLDVPFQPIPNHPLAAHLPLRETCQGWNQSRPLPLSLEAVTALTATVGSLQDQIRSQGQQLTELKAICKETADLLGDKDQGTQAQPGPSAGPVTPPTHTGGEAHTPGTVRPGLKAPFRPSRGTGFDSEEEEEPRRAPKKEPRDTPKRSLSSLTPFDSGSSIKRPKMELPDPYKGDSRGRKATQWLDRMLLWVALH